One part of the Phragmites australis chromosome 3, lpPhrAust1.1, whole genome shotgun sequence genome encodes these proteins:
- the LOC133911893 gene encoding probable mitochondrial-processing peptidase subunit beta, mitochondrial — protein MAFGRILSAAVRHRSAIAAAAGNARVASTAVAAGPGVITPDATPVRAPVMPYDRIAEAVNARIRRLEHPDPRFLRYASPVPAHADHTSILAAPETRVTTLPNGLRVATESSLAARTATVGVWIDAGSRYETEEAAGVAHFVEHMLFKGTGKLSAAQLEQEIEDMGGHLNAYTSREQTTYYAKVLDKDVPRALEVLADILQNSNLDQARIERERDVILREMEEVEGQSEEVIFDHLHATAFQYTSLGRPILGSADNVRSITKEDLEKYIATHYTASRMVITAAGAVKHEDIVEQATKLFSKLSTDPTTTSMLVAKEPASFTGSEVRIIDDDMALAQFAVAFNGASWLDPDSIALMVMQSMLGSWNKSVGGGKHMGSELVQRVAINDIAESVMAFNTNYKDTGLFGVYAVAKADCLDDLAFAIMHEMSKLSYRVTEEDVIRARNQLKSCIQLHLDGSTAVVEDIGRQLLIYGRRIPIPELFARIDAVDASTVKRVANRFIFDQDVAIAAMGPIQGLPDYNWFRRRTYMLRY, from the exons ATGGCATTCGGCCGCATCCTATCGGCCGCGGTGCGCCACCGCTCCGCCATCGCCGCGGCGGCCGGGAACGCTCGCGTGGCCTCCACTGCCGTAGCCGCGGGGCCCGGCGTCATCACCCCCGACGCGACCCCTGTGCGCGCCCCCGTGATGCCATACGATCGCATCGCCGAGGCCGTCAACGCCCGGATCCGGCGGCTCGAGCATCCGGACCCGCGCTTCCTCCGCTACGCCAGCCCCGTGCCTGCCCACGCCGATCACACGTCCATCCTCGCGGCGCCGGAGACCCGCGTCACCACGCTGCCCAACGGTCTGCGCGTTGCCACGGAGTCGTCCCTCGCCGCGCGCACGGCCACGGTCGGCGTGTGGATCGACGCGGGCAGCAGGTACGAgacggaggaggcggccggCGTCGCTCATTTCGTCGAGCACATGCTGTTCAAGGGCACGGGGAAGCTCAGCGCTGCGCAGCTGGAGCAGGAGATCGAGGACATGGGCGGACACCTCAACGCCTACACGTCGCGGGAGCAGACGACCTACTACGCCAAGGTGCTCGACAAGGATGTTCCCCGTGCGCTGGAGGTCCTCGCCGACATTCTGCAGAACTCTAATCTCGATCAGGCCCGCATTGAACGTGAGCGCGATGTGATCCTGCGAGAGATGGAggag GTTGAGGGACAATCGGAGGAAGTTATATTTGATCATCTGCATGCTACCGCATTCCAGTATACATCCCTTGGCAGACCAATCTTGGGTTCTGCAGATAACGTGAGGTCAATCACCAAAGAAGACCTCGAGAAGTACATCGCTACTCATTATACAGCTTCTAGAATG GTTATTACTGCTGCCGGTGCTGTTAAACATGAGGATATTGTAGAGCAGGCAACAAAGTTGTTCAGCAAGCTATCAACTGACCCTACAACAACTAGCATGTTGGTTGCTAAGGAACCTGCCTCTTTTACTGGTTCTGAG GTTAGAATCATTGATGATGACATGGCCCTCGCTCAATTTGCTGTTGCCTTCAATGGAGCATCCTGGCTAGATCCTGATTCTATTGCATTGATGGTTATGCAATCTATGCTTGGTTCATGGAACAAGAGTGTTGGTGGAGGGAAGCACATGGG TTCAGAGCTTGTACAAAGGGTAGCAATCAATGACATAGCTGAGAGTGTAATGGCATTCAATACGAATTATAAGGACACTGGCTTATTTGGTGTCTACGCTGTCGCCAAG GCTGATTGCTTGGATGATTTGGCTTTTGCAATTATGCATGAGATGAGCAAATTGTCATACCGGGTTACGGAAGAGGATGTTATCCGTGCGCGTAATCAG CTGAAATCCTGTATCCAACTCCACCTTGATGGTTCCACTGCTGTAGTTGAGGATATTGGTCGTCAG CTGCTTATCTATGGCCGAAGAATTCCTATTCCTGAGCTTTTTGCAAGAATAGATGCAGTTGATGCAAGCACTGTCAAGCGTGTTGCAAACCGTTTCATCTTTGACCAG GATGTTGCTATTGCTGCAATGGGACCAATCCAAGGACTTCCGGACTACAACTGGTTCAGGCGCCGGACCTACATGCTCCGATACTAG